The Chitinophaga sp. H8 genome contains a region encoding:
- the traN gene encoding conjugative transposon protein TraN, which produces MMKCAVGIAGLFCIIGNGAVQAQTADYRVIEPTRLYVAYSKTSNIIFPFAISSVDRGSRDLMVQKAKGVKNILQVKAGKENFSETNLSIVTEDGKFYSFLVGYDSKPSILNLQFSKYSQGTDDEPARLTRDTLNAADVERTADLVKISKTKRRGPHDKKFEIEAKLTSVYIKNDLFYFQVFLENKSSINYYIDQLKLSVRDRKVARRTASQEIDVVPRYITGNSTVVKARDKGGLVLAVPKFTIPDKKQLFLFLSEEDGGRNLKLKIKNRHLVNAIPITN; this is translated from the coding sequence ATGATGAAATGTGCAGTTGGAATTGCAGGCTTATTCTGCATAATAGGAAATGGTGCTGTACAGGCACAAACAGCGGATTATCGGGTTATTGAACCGACACGTTTATATGTCGCGTACAGTAAAACCTCAAATATTATATTCCCGTTCGCTATCAGCAGCGTTGATCGTGGCAGCAGGGATCTAATGGTCCAGAAGGCAAAGGGGGTAAAAAATATTTTGCAGGTGAAAGCTGGTAAGGAAAATTTTTCAGAGACTAATTTGAGTATCGTTACGGAGGATGGGAAGTTTTATTCTTTCCTGGTGGGGTATGACAGTAAACCATCTATTTTGAATCTGCAATTTTCTAAGTATAGTCAGGGGACCGATGATGAACCGGCACGTTTAACTAGAGATACCCTGAACGCTGCTGATGTGGAGAGGACAGCGGACTTGGTAAAGATCAGTAAAACAAAGCGCCGTGGGCCACATGACAAGAAATTTGAGATTGAAGCAAAATTAACTTCCGTCTATATTAAAAATGACCTCTTTTATTTTCAGGTATTCCTGGAAAATAAATCCTCTATTAATTATTACATCGATCAGTTAAAACTTTCCGTCAGAGATAGAAAGGTTGCCCGGCGTACAGCTAGTCAGGAGATTGACGTAGTGCCCCGTTATATTACCGGAAATTCAACTGTAGTAAAAGCCAGGGATAAAGGAGGTTTGGTACTTGCTGTCCCGAAATTTACCATACCAGATAAAAAACAACTCTTCCTCTTTCTGTCTGAAGAAGACGGTGGAAGGAACCTAAAGCTGAAAATTAAGAACCGTCATCTGGTTAATGCAATTCCTATTACCAATTAA
- the traM gene encoding conjugative transposon protein TraM — protein MEKTQSLSEEYLRKRRFAVIAPLIIFPFVTVIFSLLGGGKGVAAPMQKGKDAFNYELPAPILQDDSRMGKIDYYEKADRDSARWREIAKRDPYYDKMNGGNAADVHDLDFNSYKKEGSVNNSLKDGVVESPYSDNSEPDKNVIRVQQKLAQLNKELQRKEDIQPLNKESLLPVKDSPSVIPAVPSEVGQLEKMMQVLQDGSQSDPEMAKLDGMLDKILDIQYPSRIQDKMKKQSAEHKQLAYPVNRYSEDIVPVSSLQPALSERNHYPGDSLVIGHQPPNRFYSVDDDITSGEEDNAVSAEIPEYQTLVSGSTVKMRITSDVYIAGRLIPKNSCVYGVASINGERLQVEINSIRIDNSILPISLSAYDLDGMAGIYIPGAIARDVTKNSADQAIQGIPIMSMDPSLGVQAASAGIETAKSLLSKKVRLIKVNIKAGYQVLLKNRQN, from the coding sequence ATGGAAAAGACGCAATCATTATCAGAAGAATATTTAAGAAAAAGAAGATTTGCAGTTATTGCACCTCTTATAATATTTCCCTTTGTAACTGTCATCTTTTCCCTTTTAGGAGGCGGTAAAGGAGTTGCAGCACCCATGCAGAAAGGTAAAGACGCCTTTAATTATGAATTACCGGCGCCTATTCTTCAGGATGATAGTCGTATGGGTAAAATTGACTATTACGAAAAGGCAGATCGTGATTCTGCCCGATGGAGGGAAATAGCCAAACGAGATCCTTATTATGACAAGATGAATGGAGGCAATGCAGCCGATGTTCATGATTTAGATTTTAATAGCTATAAAAAGGAAGGCAGCGTAAATAATTCATTAAAGGATGGTGTGGTTGAATCCCCATATTCAGACAATAGTGAACCAGATAAAAATGTCATACGGGTGCAGCAAAAGCTGGCGCAGCTTAATAAAGAGCTTCAACGTAAGGAGGATATACAACCTCTCAATAAAGAGAGCCTTTTGCCCGTAAAAGATTCTCCTTCCGTTATTCCTGCGGTGCCCTCCGAGGTCGGGCAGCTGGAAAAAATGATGCAGGTATTGCAGGATGGTTCTCAGAGCGATCCGGAGATGGCAAAGCTGGACGGAATGCTGGATAAAATCCTTGACATACAGTATCCGTCTCGTATCCAGGATAAAATGAAGAAGCAGTCAGCCGAGCATAAGCAACTTGCCTATCCTGTTAACCGTTATAGCGAAGACATCGTTCCTGTATCATCCCTGCAACCCGCTCTTTCTGAACGTAACCATTATCCTGGTGATTCCCTGGTTATTGGTCATCAGCCGCCAAACAGATTTTATTCTGTTGATGATGACATAACATCCGGGGAAGAAGATAATGCTGTCTCAGCGGAGATTCCGGAGTATCAGACGTTAGTTTCCGGATCTACTGTAAAGATGCGTATCACCAGTGATGTTTATATCGCAGGTCGGTTAATACCAAAGAATAGTTGTGTGTATGGTGTTGCCTCTATTAATGGAGAGCGGTTGCAGGTGGAGATCAATTCAATAAGAATAGATAACTCCATCCTTCCAATATCACTGTCTGCCTATGATCTTGATGGCATGGCCGGTATATATATACCGGGAGCCATCGCCCGCGATGTTACGAAGAACTCCGCAGATCAGGCCATACAAGGTATACCTATCATGTCTATGGACCCGTCTTTAGGTGTTCAGGCCGCCAGCGCAGGTATAGAAACTGCGAAATCCTTACTCAGCAAAAAAGTTCGATTAATTAAGGTCAATATAAAGGCCGGTTATCAGGTATTGTTGAAGAACCGGCAGAATTGA
- a CDS encoding TerB family tellurite resistance protein, translating to MRVWGFVMLLFFSVQLFPTHASAQADELAQLALNIQKLSQLKKILQNMYDGYKIVSKGYNTVKDLSKGNFNLHETFLNELFAINPAIRSYRRVPEIINYQGAILKQYKSAFGAFRTSNLFSVEELEYMAAVYGQITNESLKNLDELIMIVTANKLRMSDDERLEGIDRIFYNMEDKLLFLKEFNSGAQMLGLQRAKERNDVGMVRLLHGISY from the coding sequence ATGCGAGTATGGGGTTTTGTGATGTTGTTGTTCTTTTCTGTGCAGTTGTTTCCAACACATGCTTCCGCACAGGCAGATGAACTCGCTCAATTGGCTTTAAATATTCAAAAACTAAGTCAGCTGAAAAAGATTCTACAGAATATGTATGATGGATATAAGATTGTGAGCAAAGGATATAATACCGTTAAGGATCTTTCAAAGGGGAATTTTAATCTGCATGAAACTTTTCTTAATGAGTTGTTTGCTATAAATCCTGCCATCAGGAGTTACAGGCGTGTTCCTGAAATCATCAATTATCAGGGTGCTATTCTGAAACAGTATAAAAGTGCATTTGGTGCTTTCAGAACCAGCAATTTATTCAGTGTGGAAGAACTGGAATATATGGCTGCTGTCTACGGTCAGATAACTAATGAAAGTTTAAAGAATCTGGATGAACTGATTATGATAGTAACGGCCAACAAGCTCCGTATGTCTGATGATGAACGGCTGGAGGGTATTGACCGTATTTTTTATAATATGGAAGATAAATTACTTTTTCTCAAAGAGTTTAATTCTGGTGCGCAGATGCTGGGATTGCAACGGGCAAAAGAAAGAAATGATGTAGGCATGGTTCGTTTGCTTCATGGTATCAGTTACTAA
- a CDS encoding helix-turn-helix domain-containing protein, with the protein MGVVEIVTKDDLANFKKELLQEIEAMLSRHTPEEPKRWLKTYEVKKMLGLSAGTLQTMRNNGTLKFSMIGNLAYYDYSDIAELMEKRRISKGRL; encoded by the coding sequence ATGGGTGTGGTTGAAATTGTGACGAAGGATGATTTAGCTAATTTTAAGAAAGAGCTTCTCCAGGAAATAGAGGCGATGTTGTCCAGGCATACGCCGGAAGAACCGAAAAGGTGGCTTAAAACGTATGAAGTAAAGAAGATGCTGGGGCTATCAGCAGGGACATTGCAGACTATGCGGAATAATGGGACGCTGAAGTTTTCGATGATTGGAAATTTGGCTTACTATGATTATAGTGATATTGCGGAACTAATGGAGAAAAGGAGAATATCTAAAGGTCGGTTGTAG
- the traK gene encoding conjugative transposon protein TraK produces the protein MFKQLRNIDTAFKYIRSFTIAVVISNIIISCFCYYKSYQLAAKVQGMIYVLYGDKVIEAFADDRRNYLPVEARAHVKDFHRLFFTLDPDEKIIQSNIAKSMYLADASAREKYRSLKESGFYTSVISGNVSQRIEVDSVNVDFNQKPYYFKCYATLQIRRPTSITTRSLVTEGYLQDAKSTDNNSHGFLILHWSILRNDDINVINR, from the coding sequence ATGTTTAAACAATTGAGAAATATAGATACTGCCTTTAAATACATACGCAGTTTTACTATTGCTGTTGTTATAAGTAACATTATTATTTCCTGCTTCTGTTACTATAAAAGCTACCAGCTGGCAGCAAAAGTTCAGGGAATGATATATGTACTTTATGGAGATAAAGTGATAGAGGCTTTTGCAGATGACCGTAGAAACTACCTTCCAGTAGAAGCCAGGGCGCATGTAAAGGATTTTCACAGGCTGTTTTTTACCCTTGACCCGGATGAGAAGATTATTCAATCAAATATTGCGAAGTCTATGTACCTGGCTGACGCATCAGCGAGGGAAAAGTACCGCAGCCTTAAAGAGAGCGGGTTTTATACCAGCGTTATTTCAGGTAATGTAAGCCAGCGCATTGAGGTTGATAGCGTAAATGTGGATTTTAATCAGAAACCATATTATTTTAAATGCTACGCAACACTTCAGATCCGGAGGCCAACCAGTATCACCACCAGAAGCCTTGTTACTGAAGGTTATCTCCAGGATGCAAAGAGTACGGATAATAATTCTCACGGCTTTTTAATCCTGCACTGGTCAATACTGCGGAATGATGATATTAATGTGATAAATCGTTGA
- the traJ gene encoding conjugative transposon protein TraJ, which translates to MKSAGLICVFLAAGIIFPGYCYAQGIADSIGGLHGVLDKLYDEMIPLCSDMIEIGQAIAGFGAIWFISSRVWGQIARAEPVDLYPLLRPFVIAVAIGLYVPLVLGVMNGIMKPVAVATAGIVKNSDTAIAVLLKQKEDAIKRSDIYEMYIGTNGQGDKDKWYKYYHPKDSTRTNEGMFERLGNDIKFSLEQTAYSIRNSVKQFLSEALQILFQAASLCINTVRTFYLIVLAIMGPLVLGMSVFDGFQQSLISWVGRYINYFLWLPVANIFGAIINKIQINMLLMDIEQIKKYGDTSFGANDTAYLIFLVLGIVGYFTVPSIAGYIVHVAGSNPMLQKITGIATSAATGGAGMAASRLGQGISNAYNAPKNFNEGYSGKNPGSGVMADIGRVAGLGGSHLYDELAGK; encoded by the coding sequence ATGAAAAGTGCAGGGTTGATTTGTGTGTTCCTGGCAGCAGGAATTATTTTTCCCGGATACTGTTATGCTCAGGGAATAGCGGATAGTATCGGTGGTCTACATGGTGTGCTGGATAAGCTGTACGACGAGATGATTCCTCTGTGTAGCGATATGATTGAGATCGGTCAGGCTATTGCTGGTTTTGGTGCTATTTGGTTTATATCCAGCAGAGTGTGGGGGCAGATTGCCCGTGCGGAGCCGGTGGACCTGTATCCGCTTCTGCGTCCTTTCGTTATAGCTGTGGCTATTGGCTTATATGTGCCCCTGGTCCTCGGCGTAATGAACGGTATTATGAAGCCGGTTGCGGTAGCGACAGCGGGAATAGTTAAGAATTCTGATACGGCTATCGCGGTACTGCTGAAACAGAAGGAAGATGCGATAAAACGGTCTGATATCTATGAAATGTATATCGGTACCAACGGACAGGGAGATAAGGATAAATGGTATAAATATTATCATCCGAAAGATTCCACTAGAACAAATGAAGGCATGTTTGAAAGACTTGGCAATGATATAAAATTTAGCCTGGAACAAACCGCTTACAGTATCCGTAATTCTGTAAAACAGTTTCTTTCTGAAGCGCTACAGATATTATTTCAGGCGGCGTCACTATGTATTAATACAGTTAGAACATTTTATCTCATCGTGTTGGCGATAATGGGGCCGCTGGTTCTCGGTATGAGTGTGTTTGATGGCTTTCAGCAATCATTGATTAGTTGGGTTGGTAGGTATATAAATTATTTTTTATGGTTGCCTGTTGCTAACATTTTCGGAGCGATCATCAATAAGATTCAGATCAATATGCTGCTGATGGATATTGAACAGATAAAGAAGTATGGAGATACGTCTTTCGGAGCCAATGATACTGCTTACCTGATCTTTCTTGTCTTAGGCATCGTTGGTTACTTTACCGTCCCAAGTATCGCTGGATATATTGTTCACGTTGCAGGTAGTAACCCGATGTTGCAGAAAATAACCGGCATCGCAACTTCCGCCGCCACCGGTGGTGCTGGCATGGCAGCTTCCCGGCTCGGTCAGGGTATATCTAACGCATACAATGCTCCCAAGAACTTCAATGAGGGATATAGCGGAAAGAATCCCGGTTCCGGAGTGATGGCAGATATTGGCCGGGTTGCAGGATTAGGTGGTTCCCATTTGTATGATGAATTAGCGGGTAAGTAA
- a CDS encoding conjugal transfer protein TraI, protein MDLQVQRIQNNTIVLQNVQKTLENTLSKLKLEEIGSWTEKQRQLYSGYFDELWKVKNAIATYKKIKDVVQLQVALVNEYQRSFQLLRQDNHFTPEEIEYMYKVYSGILSESLKNIDQLQLVINSFSTKMSDGKRLQIIADAGSQISDNYTALRQFTTYNIGISMQRSKGSSEIEMVKRLYGLQ, encoded by the coding sequence ATGGACCTCCAGGTACAGCGAATTCAGAATAATACTATTGTTCTACAAAACGTGCAGAAGACGCTGGAAAATACGCTTTCCAAATTAAAGCTGGAGGAAATAGGCAGTTGGACAGAGAAGCAACGGCAGCTGTATTCCGGATACTTTGACGAACTGTGGAAAGTCAAAAATGCCATTGCTACCTATAAAAAGATAAAAGACGTTGTACAGCTACAGGTGGCGCTTGTAAATGAGTATCAACGGTCATTTCAGCTACTCAGGCAGGATAATCATTTTACACCGGAGGAAATAGAGTATATGTATAAAGTTTACTCCGGCATACTATCCGAGAGTTTGAAAAATATTGATCAGCTACAACTGGTAATTAATTCTTTCAGCACTAAAATGTCTGACGGGAAGCGCCTACAGATTATAGCTGATGCCGGCTCTCAGATCAGCGATAACTATACAGCATTAAGGCAGTTTACTACCTATAATATAGGTATCAGTATGCAGCGGTCCAAAGGTTCGAGTGAGATAGAAATGGTGAAGCGGTTATACGGACTGCAATGA